DNA sequence from the Streptomyces sp. CA-210063 genome:
TGGAGGTCGCTGCGGAGGCCGCCGACGGACAGGAGGCGCTCACCCGGCTCGACGCGATGGCCGCCCACCAGGAACTCCCGGACGTGGTGCTGATCGACCTGCTCATGCCCAGGATGGACGGGGCGACGGCGATCGGAGTGATCAAGCAGCGCCACCCAGGTCTCCGGGTCGTGGTGCTCACCAGCTTCGGCGAGATGGAACGCGTCCACGCGGCGCTCGCCCAGGGAGCCGCAGGCTACCTGCTCAAGGACGCCGAGGCGGGTGAGGTGGTCGCCGCCATCCGCGCGGCCGCCCGGGGCGAGGTCTTCCTCGACCCCGCGGTCGCCAGGGGACTGACCCAGGAGATCGTTTCGCCACCGACCGGGCTGGCCTCGCTCACCGGCCGGGAACGCGACGTCCTCGTACTGGTCGCCGAGGGACGGTCGAACCAGCAGATCGCCGACGAGCTGGTGATCAGCGAGCGCACCGCCCGCACCCACGTGAGCAACGTCCTGCGCAAACTCCGGCTCACCTCCCGGACCCAGGCCGCGCTGTTCGCGGTGCGGCAGGGTCTGGTCCCGCCGCAGGGCTGACCGCGACGGATGTCCTGGGCGGTGCAGGACACAGGTCCGCCGCAGGTGCCGTCATCAGCGGGTTCCTCCCGGGCTCGGAGCGTTCCTACGCTCAGGGGTACCGAACCCCAGCTCAGGAGGACAGCATGCTCGACGGCAAAGTCGCCATTGTCACAGGTGCGGGCCGAGGCCTGGGAAGGGCCTACGCCCGCGCGCTGGCGGCGGCGGGCGCCGCCGTCGTCGTGAACGACCTGGACGCCGACGTGGCCGCGGAGACGGTCGACGTCATCACGGACGCGGGTGGAACAGCCGTCGCCCATGTCGGCGCGGTCGGCGGTTCCGACTTCGCCGACGGGCTGGTGCGGCGCGCGGTCGACGAGTTCGGCCGGCTCGATGTGATGATCACCAACGCCGGTGCGCTGCGCGACAGGACCCTGCGCAACACCACCGACGACGACTTCGACCTCGTCGTCACCAGCCATCTGCGCTCCACGTTCACCTGCGGCCGCGCGGCGGCGGCCCGTTTCCGTGAACAGGGAGAGGGCGGTCGGCTCATCCTGGTGGGATCACCGGCGGGGCAGCGTGCGAGCTTCGGCCAGACCGCGTATTCGGCCTCCAAGGGCGCGATCGTCGCGATGACGCGCACCTGGGCCGTCGAACTCGCGAAGATCGATGTCACGGTCAACGCCATCGTGCCGACCGCGCTGACGCGCATGGTGGCGACCATGCCCCGGATAGGTGACCTCGTGGCGAAGGTCGACGCGGGGGAGCCTGTACCCGAGGCCCTCCGGCGGCAGGGTCTCGGTTCGCCGGACGACGTGGCGCCGATGATCGTGTATCTGGCGTCGAAGGAGTCGGCCCACGTCACCGGACAGGCCATCGCCGCCGGGGGCGACCGGATCGCCCTGTGGACGCACCCCGGTGAGGCCGAGGAGCGATTCCGGCAGGGCGGCTGGACCGCCGAGTCGGTCGCCGAACTCTTCTCCAGTGCCTATGCCGACCGGCTCCAGGACTTCAGGCCCACACCCCTCGACTTGGCAGCCTTTGAAGAAGCGTGACGCGCCCGTGGTCGCTCTCCCGGTCCTCAGGCTCGTGCAGGGGCCGGGGCTCCTTCTCAGGTCTGAGGCACCGCGGCGATGCGGGCGAAATCCCCGCTGATGTCTCCCGCGGTCTGCAACAGCGGTGGCAGATACTCCTCGACCAGTCGCTCGACC
Encoded proteins:
- a CDS encoding SDR family NAD(P)-dependent oxidoreductase — translated: MLDGKVAIVTGAGRGLGRAYARALAAAGAAVVVNDLDADVAAETVDVITDAGGTAVAHVGAVGGSDFADGLVRRAVDEFGRLDVMITNAGALRDRTLRNTTDDDFDLVVTSHLRSTFTCGRAAAARFREQGEGGRLILVGSPAGQRASFGQTAYSASKGAIVAMTRTWAVELAKIDVTVNAIVPTALTRMVATMPRIGDLVAKVDAGEPVPEALRRQGLGSPDDVAPMIVYLASKESAHVTGQAIAAGGDRIALWTHPGEAEERFRQGGWTAESVAELFSSAYADRLQDFRPTPLDLAAFEEA
- a CDS encoding response regulator; this encodes MRVLIVDDHAVVRRGIRAYLEVLDDMEVAAEAADGQEALTRLDAMAAHQELPDVVLIDLLMPRMDGATAIGVIKQRHPGLRVVVLTSFGEMERVHAALAQGAAGYLLKDAEAGEVVAAIRAAARGEVFLDPAVARGLTQEIVSPPTGLASLTGRERDVLVLVAEGRSNQQIADELVISERTARTHVSNVLRKLRLTSRTQAALFAVRQGLVPPQG